A single genomic interval of Helianthus annuus cultivar XRQ/B chromosome 6, HanXRQr2.0-SUNRISE, whole genome shotgun sequence harbors:
- the LOC110944351 gene encoding phospholipase A(1) DAD1, chloroplastic: protein MKTIIGKVKPLARPTTHVTGISHCTTTSTSTRTRQLSVKSSWNSDSSRARVTHRVASLDQKWREYQGIKNWDGLLDPLDDGLRHEILRYGDFVEAAYRCFEFDTSSPDYATCKFTKNTMLDRCGLGESGYMVTKNLHATCGVQLPGWIDRMPRSSWIGYVAVCNDEKEIARLGRRDVVIAYRGTATCLEWIENLRATLTPMHNNDVAPEKKRAMVQKGFLSMYTSATDTCPSLQDMVREEISRIIETYGNEPLSVTVTGHSLGAALATLTAYDITSTFKQSPMVTVLSFGGPRVGNRNFRSQLENSGTQILRIVNSTDVITKVPGFLVDGSNDMTKKGVGLQGWLKKQVDEADCFRYADVGKELRLYSDASPYLTKSDFATCHDLKTYLHLVDGFVSSSCPFRTTTKRLLTGMNQEKQQILVR from the coding sequence ATGAAGACTATAATTGGCAAGGTTAAACCCCTAGCCAGACCCACAACCCATGTGACTGGGATCTCACACTGCACCACTACCAGTACCAGTACTCGTACCAGACAGTTAAGTGTCAAGAGTTCTTGGAACAGTGATTCGAGCCGGGCCCGGGTCACGCACCGTGTGGCTAGTTTGGATCAGAAGTGGAGGGAGTACCAAGGGATCAAGAACTGGGACGGGTTGCTTGACCCTTTAGATGATGGGCTCCGGCATGAGATACTCCGGTATGGGGATTTCGTCGAAGCGGCATACCGGTGTTTCGAGTTTGACACGTCATCACCGGACTATGCAACATGTAAGTTTACTAAGAACACAATGTTGGATAGATGTGGTTTAGGGGAGAGTGGGTATATGGTGACTAAAAATTTGCATGCCACGTGTGGGGTTCAGCTGCCAGGCTGGATTGACCGGATGCCGAGATCCAGCTGGATTGGTTACGTGGCGGTTTGTAACGATGAGAAAGAGATTGCGCGGTTGGGTCGTAGGGATGTGGTGATTGCCTATAGGGGAACTGCCACGTGTCTTGAGTGGATTGAGAACCTACGTGCCACATTGACACCAATGCATAATAATGACGTGGCACCTGAAAAGAAAAGAGCAATGGTACAAAAAgggtttcttagtatgtacacaTCAGCAACTGACACGTGTCCAAGCCTACAGGACATGGTGCGAGAGGAGATATCACGGATCATTGAGACGTATGGCAACGAGCCCCTTAGCGTGACGGTCACAGGTCATAGTCTTGGTGCCGCCCTAGCCACCCTCACGGCCTATGACATAACCTCTACATTTAAGCAATCGCCAATGGTTACCGTACTTTCCTTTGGTGGGCCGCGTGTCGGAAACAGAAATTTCCGGTCACAGCTTGAAAACAGCGGGACACAGATTCTCAGAATTGTGAACTCAACGGATGTGATCACCAAAGTCCCTGGATTTTTGGTTGATGGTAGCAACGACATGACAAAAAAAGGAGTAGGGTTGCAAGGGTGGCTAAAAAAACAAGTTGACGAGGCCGATTGCTTTAGATATGCTGATGTAGGCAAAGAACTTCGACTTTACAGTGACGCATCACCATACTTAACCAAGAGTGACTTTGCCACGTGTCATGACCTAAAAACTTATCTCCACTTGGTAGATGGTTTCGTGAGCTCCTCATGTCCGTTTCGAACAACAACAAAAAGACTGTTAACCGGGATGAATCAGGAGAAGCAACAAATTTTGGTTAGATGA